A part of Marinomonas rhizomae genomic DNA contains:
- a CDS encoding thiamine ABC transporter ATP-binding protein — protein MLNINLQYDWENFHASYSVDIYPGVTTLLGGSGEGKSTLLHLLGGFLIGRGSLSFNEESLLSLPAYERPISTLFQSDNLFPQLSVWQNVAIGLSPSLSLSKEQKQKVQWALDKTQLIDKAERFPQALSGGQVQRVAIARALVRKKPILLLDEPFSALDPALREEMLYLVNDVTLELGLTTLLVSHLPQEASLVGGRVILIEQGCVTAHENVSVLSQAEPHPLFSRYFGVSSAGEISRRNV, from the coding sequence GTGTTAAATATTAACCTTCAATATGATTGGGAGAATTTTCATGCGAGCTACAGTGTGGATATTTATCCCGGTGTCACTACTTTGCTTGGAGGTAGTGGCGAAGGAAAAAGTACCCTCTTACATTTGCTGGGGGGATTTTTAATCGGTCGAGGATCGCTTTCTTTCAACGAGGAATCTCTGCTTTCTTTGCCTGCCTATGAAAGGCCAATCTCGACCTTATTTCAGAGTGATAATTTATTCCCGCAATTAAGCGTTTGGCAAAATGTTGCTATAGGCTTGTCTCCTTCTTTGTCCTTGAGCAAAGAGCAAAAGCAAAAAGTCCAATGGGCACTTGATAAAACGCAATTGATTGATAAAGCCGAACGTTTCCCGCAGGCTTTGTCTGGCGGTCAAGTTCAGCGGGTGGCTATTGCTAGAGCACTGGTTCGGAAAAAGCCGATTCTATTACTTGATGAACCTTTTAGTGCCTTAGATCCAGCGTTACGAGAAGAAATGCTCTACTTGGTGAACGACGTGACGTTAGAACTGGGATTGACTACTTTGCTGGTGTCGCATTTGCCGCAGGAAGCGAGTCTAGTTGGTGGTCGTGTGATTTTGATAGAGCAAGGTTGCGTAACCGCTCATGAGAACGTGTCGGTATTGTCTCAGGCTGAGCCTCATCCGCTTTTCTCTCGTTACTTTGGTGTTTCTAGTGCTGGAGAGATTTCGCGTCGTAATGTCTAA